The sequence CGAGGGCGACTTGAGGTCGACTATCGATGACGTCGACGCAGCAGGATCGCGCCGCCGATGGCGAGGAGTGATGCGGTCGTGGGTTCGGGAACGACGCTGGCGTACCACGCATCGAGCAGGGCAAGGTCGCCCGGGCTGGACGTGCCGAAGTTGGCCCGCAGGATGCCGAAGTCGGCCAGGTCGACGGCGTCGTCCTCGTTGAAGTCACCGTCCTGGAAGCGTGGGTTGTCTGTCCGGCCGAAGTTGGCCCGCAGGATGC is a genomic window of Planctomycetota bacterium containing:
- a CDS encoding PEP-CTERM sorting domain-containing protein (PEP-CTERM proteins occur, often in large numbers, in the proteomes of bacteria that also encode an exosortase, a predicted intramembrane cysteine proteinase. The presence of a PEP-CTERM domain at a protein's C-terminus predicts cleavage within the sorting domain, followed by covalent anchoring to some some component of the (usually Gram-negative) cell surface. Many PEP-CTERM proteins exhibit an unusual sequence composition that includes large numbers of potential glycosylation sites. Expression of one such protein has been shown restore the ability of a bacterium to form floc, a type of biofilm.), whose protein sequence is LASFGEDADGELYVATFNGNVTRIDFDKTGGDADFDLDVDLADFGILRANFGRTDNPRFQDGDFNEDDAVDLADFGILRANFGTSSPGDLALLDAWYASVVPEPTTASLLAIGGAILLRRRHR